The Elaeis guineensis isolate ETL-2024a chromosome 14, EG11, whole genome shotgun sequence genome has a segment encoding these proteins:
- the LOC105057147 gene encoding transcription initiation factor TFIID subunit 15b isoform X1 → MSGAYGSGGADGSAPLPGGGGGGYGRGGGGGYGGNPPNRGGGGGYGGGGYQGGDRGGRGGGRGGGRGGGRDGDWVCPNSSCGNLNFARRVECNRCGTPCPGGGGVGGGSNRGAGGGNFSGGGGGGGYNRGGGDYSSGGRGGYNQRGGDYNSGGGSGGYNRGGADFNTGGGGGGYNSGGRSFDGIRDGRSGGRGGYSNLSGREDGGFANRDKEEAGYAQVSPPAPASAPYGGPVGNYPPAPNSYGGVNAYGADPVPPPNNFGGSSSYPPSYGIPPSNPYSSDAPMGHGDPPVSYDGGYAGRPISGRQGGAAAPPHNRAGGYGAVPVESPVKIKQCDANCGESCDNSRIYISNLPPDVTTEELRELFGGIGQVGRIKQKRGYKDQWPWNIKIYTDDSGNNKGDAVLSYEDPSAAHSAGGFFNNYDMRGYKINVAMAEKSAPRAAPTYGHGRGGRGGAYGGGDRRRDNFRDGGGLGPDRHYHGGQRSRPY, encoded by the exons ATGTCGGGGGCGTATGGTTCCGGCGGAGCAGACGGCTCTGCTCCTCTGcctggcggcggcggcggcggttaCGGCAGGGGAGGTGGGGGTGGATACGGAGGAAACCCCCCAAATCGAG GCGGCGGCGGCGGCTATGGTGGCGGTGGGTATCAAGGCGGTGATCGTGGAGGACGCGGCGGCGGCCGAGGTGGGGGTCGTGGAGGCGGGCGGGATGGGGATTGGGTCTGCCCTAATTCTAG ttGTGGAAATCTGAACTTTGCGAGACGAGTTGAATGCAATAGATGTGGTACGCCATGTCCTGGCGGTGGCGGAGTGGGTGGTGGTTCAAATAGAGGAGCTGGTGGTGGTAATTTTAGTGGAGGTGGGGGTGGTGGTGGTTACAATCGGGGTGGTGGTGATTATAGTTCGGGAGGTCGTGGTGGTTACAATCAACGTGGTGGAGATTACAATTCTGGTGGTGGTAGTGGTGGTTATAATCGAGGTGGAGCTGATTTCAATactggcggcggcggcggtggttATAACAGTGGTGGTCGGAGTTTTGATGGGATTCGTGATGGTAGAAGTGGTGGAAGAGGAGGTTATAGTAATCTTTCTGGCAGGGAAGATGGTGGTTTTGCTAATCGAGATAAAGAGGAGGCTGGTTATGCGCAGGTTTCACCACCCGCCCCTGCCTCCGCCCCTTATGGGGGTCCTGTGGGGAACTACCCTCCTGCTCCCAACTCTTATGGTGGGGTTAATGCTTATGGTGCTGACCCTGTTCCACCACCTAATAACTTTGGCGGGTCTAGTTCCTATCCCCCGAGCTATGGTATCCCACCATCGAATCCTTACAGTAGTGATGCCCCCATGGGTCATGGAGATCCACCTGTTAGTTATGATGGTGGATATGCTGGTCGCCCGATCTCAGGCCGTCAGGGTGGTGCTGCTGCTCCACCACATAACAGGGCTGGTGGGTATGGTGCTGTTCCTGTTGAGTCCCCTGTGAAGATTAAGCAATGTGATGCAAATTGTGGTGAGTCGTGTGATAATTCAAGAATTTACATCTCAAATTTGCCACCAGATGTGACTACTGAGGAACTGAGGGAGCTTTTTGGTGGCATTGGGCAG GTTGGACGGATTAAGCAAAAACGGGGTTACAAGGATCAGTGGCCTtggaatataaaaatttatactgATGACTCTGGAAATAACAAAGGAGATGCTGTTCTTTCTTATGAAGATCCCTCAGCAGCGCATTCTGCTGGGGGATTTTTTAACA ACTACGATATGAGGGGCTACAAGATCAATGTTGCAATGGCTGAGAAGTCTGCACCTAGAGCTGCACCAACATATGGTCATGG
- the LOC105057147 gene encoding transcription initiation factor TFIID subunit 15b isoform X2 — MSGAYGSGGADGSAPLPGGGGGGYGRGGGGGYGGNPPNRGGGGGYGGGGYQGGDRGGRGGGRGGGRGGGRDGDWVCPNSSCGNLNFARRVECNRCGTPCPGGGGVGGGSNRGAGGGNFSGGGGGGGYNRGGGDYSSGGRGGYNQRGGDYNSGGGSGGYNRGGADFNTGGGGGGYNSGGRSFDGIRDGRSGGRGGYSNLSGREDGGFANRDKEEAGYAQVSPPAPASAPYGGPVGNYPPAPNSYGGVNAYGADPVPPPNNFGGSSSYPPSYGIPPSNPYSSDAPMGHGDPPVSYDGGYAGRPISGRQGGAAAPPHNRAGGYGAVPVESPVKIKQCDANCGESCDNSRIYISNLPPDVTTEELRELFGGIGQVGRIKQKRGYKDQWPWNIKIYTDDSGNNKGDAVLSYEDPSAAHSAGGFFNNYDMRGYKINVAMAEKSAPRAAPTYGHGGGRGGAYGGGDRRRDNFRDGGGLGPDRHYHGGQRSRPY; from the exons ATGTCGGGGGCGTATGGTTCCGGCGGAGCAGACGGCTCTGCTCCTCTGcctggcggcggcggcggcggttaCGGCAGGGGAGGTGGGGGTGGATACGGAGGAAACCCCCCAAATCGAG GCGGCGGCGGCGGCTATGGTGGCGGTGGGTATCAAGGCGGTGATCGTGGAGGACGCGGCGGCGGCCGAGGTGGGGGTCGTGGAGGCGGGCGGGATGGGGATTGGGTCTGCCCTAATTCTAG ttGTGGAAATCTGAACTTTGCGAGACGAGTTGAATGCAATAGATGTGGTACGCCATGTCCTGGCGGTGGCGGAGTGGGTGGTGGTTCAAATAGAGGAGCTGGTGGTGGTAATTTTAGTGGAGGTGGGGGTGGTGGTGGTTACAATCGGGGTGGTGGTGATTATAGTTCGGGAGGTCGTGGTGGTTACAATCAACGTGGTGGAGATTACAATTCTGGTGGTGGTAGTGGTGGTTATAATCGAGGTGGAGCTGATTTCAATactggcggcggcggcggtggttATAACAGTGGTGGTCGGAGTTTTGATGGGATTCGTGATGGTAGAAGTGGTGGAAGAGGAGGTTATAGTAATCTTTCTGGCAGGGAAGATGGTGGTTTTGCTAATCGAGATAAAGAGGAGGCTGGTTATGCGCAGGTTTCACCACCCGCCCCTGCCTCCGCCCCTTATGGGGGTCCTGTGGGGAACTACCCTCCTGCTCCCAACTCTTATGGTGGGGTTAATGCTTATGGTGCTGACCCTGTTCCACCACCTAATAACTTTGGCGGGTCTAGTTCCTATCCCCCGAGCTATGGTATCCCACCATCGAATCCTTACAGTAGTGATGCCCCCATGGGTCATGGAGATCCACCTGTTAGTTATGATGGTGGATATGCTGGTCGCCCGATCTCAGGCCGTCAGGGTGGTGCTGCTGCTCCACCACATAACAGGGCTGGTGGGTATGGTGCTGTTCCTGTTGAGTCCCCTGTGAAGATTAAGCAATGTGATGCAAATTGTGGTGAGTCGTGTGATAATTCAAGAATTTACATCTCAAATTTGCCACCAGATGTGACTACTGAGGAACTGAGGGAGCTTTTTGGTGGCATTGGGCAG GTTGGACGGATTAAGCAAAAACGGGGTTACAAGGATCAGTGGCCTtggaatataaaaatttatactgATGACTCTGGAAATAACAAAGGAGATGCTGTTCTTTCTTATGAAGATCCCTCAGCAGCGCATTCTGCTGGGGGATTTTTTAACA ACTACGATATGAGGGGCTACAAGATCAATGTTGCAATGGCTGAGAAGTCTGCACCTAGAGCTGCACCAACATATGGTCATGG